In Octopus bimaculoides isolate UCB-OBI-ISO-001 chromosome 14, ASM119413v2, whole genome shotgun sequence, the following are encoded in one genomic region:
- the LOC106873949 gene encoding protocadherin beta-15, giving the protein MLIVLLLILLTLFSCHCVDLTYHVEEEKNPGTYIGNIAADSHLLDAILPEHHRLITFNQLAQKKDRLSQLFNVSKRGELYTSQKLDAEKLCKYNVECFRILKIAIHKAETFLKILKLKVIIKDINDHQPEFSVKEINIQFSEDDGKGVKRSIENAVDGDVGAQNSKVTYLLKKKFNEPFKLSVTKIITGISKLAIILDEKLDRELKDSYSLQVIASDGGPSPKQGVLNIEITVTDENDNLPQFSQSIYNISIRNTHGRFIPITTLSASDLDSGENGKVTYHISSATSDIAKSYFKLNEVTGEIFTQKTLNSEQKQTYKLFVEAKDGGNPSSSSTAMVLINVINQQNNVPKIDINFVTELRENTAAISEGIKVGSFIAYVSVIDNDVGQNGEVECSLHHDKFRLLDLGSKEYKITLKKSVDRETRDHYDISISCEDKGSPSMKTERKFFIQVMDVNDVQPQFTKETFKFLTYENGKPNFPIGYINVTDQDLENGGKLSYSLLSNNRVIIPFQITDYGFISTTMTLDREKREKYQFQVFVKDNGTPSLNNTANVLVEILDENDNAPYFTFPSVDPFTLDVHYHPQSKNDITVLRASDRDSHMNSFLKYEIFGGNDRQLFQIDSFTGVLSYSRTVYQNDAGSYDLKLTVKDSGTPVLSATVTVSLTLTVSNKTSPALTTVHSKSNNMIDVTLLIIIVISAVVVSVAVVVSLTLCIVRCNNGINHQSRMGFNTTIPPGREKRHFLTQTKKVNTPTGHTPAHTPIHTPVHTTGHSTEMTNRDNQLMESSCDFYPQYESQTDWSMSSMERRPPSVLLLPTRTLKR; this is encoded by the exons ATGTTGATTGTTTTGCTTCTTATCCTGCTGACTCTCTTCAGCTGCCATTGTGTGGATCTCACTTACCatgtggaagaagaaaagaatcctGGAACTTATATTGGTAACATTGCTGCTGACTCCCATTTACTGGATGCCATCTTACCAGAACACCATCGACTCATAACATTTAATCAGCTTGCACAGAAAAAAGACAGACTCTCACAGTTATTTAATGTTTCTAAGAGAGGAGAGCTCTACACATCACAGAAATTAGATGCAGAGAAACTGTGCAAATACAATGTAGAAtgttttagaattttaaaaattgccATTCACAAAGCAGAAACATTCTTGAAgattttaaaactgaaagtaaTTATTAAAGATATCAATGACCACCAGCCAGAGTTTTCTGTGAAGGAGATTAATATTCAGTTTTCAGAGGATGATGGGAAAGGTGTGAAGAGGTCAATAGAGAATGCTGTTGATGGGGACGTCGGAGCTCAAAACTCAAAGGTGACCTACCTGCTGAAGAAAAAATTCAACGAACCATTCAAGTTATCTGTGACGAAAATAATCACTGGAATTTCTAAACTTGCTATAATACTTGATGAGAAATTGGACAGAGAATTGAAAGACAGTTACAGTCTTCAGGTTATTGCGAGTGATGGGGGACCTTCACCAAAACAAGGGGTGCTGAATATTGAAATAACTGTGACAGATGAAAACGATAATCTGCCTCAGTTTAGTCAAAGCATTTATAACATATCTATTCGGAACACACATGGAAGGTTTATACCAATCACAACTTTATCAGCCAGTGACTTGGACTCAGGGGAAAATGGTAAAGTTACATATCACATTAGTTCTGCGACCTCTGATATTGCCAAATCTTATTTTAAACTGAACGAAGTGACTGGTGAAATTTTCACACAGAAAACATTAAATTCCgaacaaaaacagacatacaagTTGTTTGTTGAAGCTAAAGATGGGGGCAATCCTTCCTCAAGTTCCACAGCAATGgttttaataaatgtaataaaccaACAAAATAATGTTCCTAAGATAGACATAAATTTTGTCACTGAGCTGAGAGAGAACACAGCAGCCATTTCTGAAGGAATCAAAGTCGGCAGTTTCATAGCTTATGTCAGTGTTATTGACAATGATGTTGGACAGAACGGTGAGGTGGAATGTAGCCTACACCATGATAAATTCCGTCTTTTAGATTTAGgatcaaaagaatataaaattacattaaagaaATCTGTGGACAGAGAAACTAGGGACCACTATGACATCAGTATTTCATGTGAAGATAAAGGATCTCCCTCaatgaaaacagagagaaaattctTCATTCAAGTGATGGATGTCAATGATGTTCAACCACAGTTTActaaagaaacatttaaatttttgacCTATGAGAATGGTAAACCAAATTTTCCAATTGGTTACATCAATGTGACAGATCAAGatttagaaaatggaggaaaactGTCTTATTCTTTATTGAGTAATAACAGAGTGATTATACCATTCCAGATCACTGATTACGGTTTCATCTCAACTACAATGACACTAGACCGTGAAAAACGTGAAAAATACCAATTTCAAGTATTTGTTAAAGACAATGGGACACCTTCCTTAAACAATACGGCTAATGTACTTGTGGAGATCCTTGATGAGAACGATAATGCCCCTTATTTTACATTTCCTAGTGTTGACCCTTTCACTCTTGATGTCCACTATCATCCGCAAAGTAAGAATGACATCACAGTCCTAAGAGCTTCAGACAGGGACAGTCATATGAATTCtttcttaaaatatgaaatatttggtGGAAATGACAGACAATTGTTTCAAATAGATTCCTTCACAGGGGTTTTGTCTTATTCACGGACTGTTTACCAAAATGATGCCGGATCATACGACCTGAAATTAACTGTCAAAGACAGTGGCACCCCTGTTCTGTCAGCCACAGTAACAGTGTCTTTGACACTGACTGTCAGTAACAAGACATCACCAGCACTGACCACAGTTCATTCAAAGTCTAACAATATGATTGACGTAACGTTACTCATTATTATCGTAATATCAGCTGTAGTAGTCTCGGTGGCTGTTGTCGTGTCTCTCACCCTCTGTATTGTTCGATGTAACAATGGAATTAATCATCAGTCACGCATGGGCTTTAACACAACGATTCCTCCTGGAAGAGAAAAACGTCATTTCTTGACCCAAACAAAGAAAGTGAATACTCCTACCGGACACACTCCTGCTCATACTCCCATACATACCCCGGTACATACAACTGGACATTCAACAGAAATGACAAACAGAGATAACCAGTTAATGGAATCAAGTTGTGACTTTTATCCTCAATATGAATCTCAGACAGATTGGTCAATGTCCTCGATGGAGCGAAGGCCTCCTTCAGTTTTGTTG CTTCCGACGCGTACACTGAAAcgataa